TCCTCGCGTCCGGCCTGGATTCGCGCGCCTACCGGCTGCCATGGCCGCACGGCACGGTCGTGTACGAGATCGACCAGCCGGACGTCATCGAGTTCAAGACCCGCACGCTGGCCGACCTGGGCGCGCAGCCCACCGCCGAACGGCGCACGGTGTCGATCGACCTGCGTGACGACTGGCCTGGCGCGTTGCGGGCCGCGGGGTTCGACCCCGCAGCGCCGACCGCGTGGTGCGCCGAGGGTCTGCTGATCTATCTGCCGCCCGAGGCGCAGGACCGGTTGTTCGACAACATCCATCACCTCAGCGCCCCCGGAAGTACCGTCGCGACCGAGTTCGTGCCCGCCCTCAAGGATTTCGACCCGGAGAAGGCCCGCGAAGCAACCGAGACGTTCACCCGCATGGGCGTGGACATCGACATGCCCTCGCTGATCTATCACGGCGAACGCCCTTCGGCCGCAGACTATCTCGGCGCGAAAGGGTGGAAGATGACCAGTGTCGCGCGGGCGGCGCTGTTCACGCGGTACGGGCTGCCGGTGCCGGGGCGTGACGACGACGATCCGCTCGGCGAGATCGTCTACGTCAGTGGGACTCTGCGCTGAGGCGCGCTGGTCAGGCCGCGCTGCGGCGCACCAGGGCGACCAGCACCGCCGCGGTCGCGAACAGTCCCGAGAACGACCGGTTGAGCACACGCTGCCTGCGGGGGCCCAGCGCGCCGAGCAGGCGTGCGGCCAGACCCGCGTAGACGCTCATGACCACGATGTCGACGACCACGAACGTCGCACCGATGACGAGGTACTGCGGAAGCAGTGGCGCCTGGGGCGCGAGGAACGGTGGCAGGACGGCGACGTAGAACACCAACGCCTTCGGGTTGGTGGCGTTGACCAGGAATCCCCGCGCCAACAGAGGCACCCCGGCTCTGGCCGGGGCCCGGTGAACCGTGTCGCGGAGGTCCGTTCCCGCCGCGCGCCATTGACGCACCGCGAGATACAGCAGATAACCCACCCCGATCACCTTGATGACCGTGAAGGCCAATACGGACTTCGCCACGACAGCGCCCAAACCTACTGCCACAACCGTCAATTGGGCTATCAACCCCAGCTCCTGACCGACGATGCTCCAGTACGAGCGCAACAACCCGTGCGTCAGACCAGAGGACATCGACTGGATGGCCCCGGCCCCTGGACTGAAGCAGACCGGGATGGACACCAGCAGGAACCCGAGCCAGAGGTGCCAGTCGTCGGCGATCGAACGGATGACCACATCCGTTCAAACGCCCAGCGGGCTGCGACCGTTCAGGACGCGCGGGCAGGCTCCTCGTAATCCAACTGGGGTGGCGCCTGCGGCGTACCGGGAATCTCGGTGCCGCTGATCGGACACCGCGCGGTCTCAGGCATCCGCACCAGAGAAATCGCGCCGACGACACACGCCACCATCATGTAGTAGGCAGGCACCAGGTTGTCGCCGGTGAGATTGACCAGCCAGTCGTTGATCGCCGGGGCGGTGCCGCCGAAGATCGACGTCGACACGTTGTAGGCGATCGCGAAACCCGCGAAGCGCACCTGTGTCGGGAACATCGCCGGGAATGTGGCCGAGATGGTCGCCAACTGCGGTACGTACAGCAGGCCGAGTACCGCGAAACCGATGATGGCACCGACGAGGTTGGTGCTCATGAGCAAGAACATCGGCACACCCGCCACGAACAGTCCGATCAGCGAGATCCACCACATCGGTTTGCGCCCAACGCGATCCGAGATGCGTCCGGCGAACGGCAGGAACACCATCATCGACAGCATGCCGATGATCGGCACCACCAGCGACTGATCGGTGGACAGGCCGATCGCACTCTCGAGGTAGGTCGGCATGTACGTGAGCAGCGTGTAGTTCACGACGTTGAGCGCCACGACCAGGCCGCCGAGGCGCAGGATCGGGCTCCAGTACTCGACCACGAGCGCCCGCAGCTCACCCGTCGGATGTTCTTCGGCCTCGCCCTTCTCCTCCAGCTCACGGTAGATGGGCGTGTCTTCCAGACGTGAGCGCAGGTACACCCCGATCAGGCCGAGTGGCGCGGCGACCAGGAACGGCAATCGCCAACCCCACGAACTCATCTGGTCGTCGGACAGCATGAGGGAGAAGCCCAGCATGAGCAGGGCTCCGAACGAAAAGCCGGCCAGCGTGCCGAATTCGAGGAAGCTACCGAACAAGCCCCGTCGGCGCGACGGGGAGTACTCGGCCATGAAGGTTGCGGCACCACCGTATTCGCCACCGGTTGAGAAGCCCTGGACCATGCGCAGCAGCACCATCAAGATCGGTGCCCACATGCCGATCATCGCGTACGGCGGGACGAGGCCCACGCACAACGTCGCACCGGCCATCAGCAATATCGTGATGGCCAGCACCTGTTTACGTCCGATGCGATCCCCGAGCGGCCCCCATACGAATCCGCCGAGGGGCCGTACCAGGAACGACACCGCGAACGTCATCAACGCCAACAGCGTCGCGCTCTGCGTGTCACCAGGGAAGATCGCCGCGGAGATGTAGCTGACGCCGTAGGCGTAGATGCCGTAGTCGAACCACTCCGTGAAGTTGCCGACCGCTGACGCGGCGACTGCGCGTTTGACCACCTCAGGCGGTGCTTTTACTTCTTCTCCCGCGTCGGCCGCCGCCTTCTGCGAGTTTGCGCCTGCCCTCGAAGGCTTCGGCGCGTCCGTATCTTTCGAGTCCACGGGCCCCTCCTCGTGTCTGACGCCCGCACTTGCGCCCACGTGAACAACAGGGCGCCGAACTGATTCAAGATCAGCGCAGCAGGACGAGACCGTAGTTGTTGGCTTCCATCTCGTGCGGGGGTGAGGTTACCCCCTGACGGACGAAATTACACATGGAGCGTCATCTTCGAGACGCACTCGCATGTGAACCGTGTCAGAGAACTCTGAGGATTGCGTCAGAAGCGGTAGTCCCCCAGCCACAATGCGCTCGCGCCCGTCATCGAACGTTCCGCCTGATCGAGCACACCGGCCACGGATCTGCCGACCAGTGCGGCAACGGCCTGCGGCAGCGACGCGGCCGTCGGCTGCGATGACGGCTTGGGACGCAACATGTCCAACCACGACGATCCGGGATAGGTCACCACGCGCGCGTCGGCGTCCTCGTCGAAACCTGCGAGCACCTTGGCACGCGCAACCGCCGTGCGCAGCCCACCCAACTCGTCGACGAGACCGCGTTCCTTGGCGTCGGCGCCTGTCCAAACACGCCCCCGCGCAAGAGTTTCCATCTTCTCATGCGCAATCTTGCGACCCTCGGCCGCGCGTGCGACGAAATCGGTGTAAACCAGCTCGGTCTCGGCTTCGACGCGGGCGTGCTGTTCATCGGTGAAGGGGGCGTTCGTCGACCATGCATCGGCATTGGCATTGGTGCGCAACGCATCTGACCCCACGCCGAGCTTGTCCTTCAACTCGCGCGACACGAACTTCCCGGTGATCACCCCGATCGAACCGGTGACCGTGCCCGCATTGGCGACGATCTCGTCGGCGGCCATCGACACGTAGTATCCGCCCGATGCCGCGACCGCTCCCATGGACGCCACGACCGGCTTGCCCGATTCACGCGTCCGGATGACCTCGCGCCACACGGTTTCCGATCCGGACACCGACCCGCCGGGGCTGTCCACCCGCAGGACCACTGCGACCACATCGTCGTTCGCGGCGGCCTCGCGCAGCGCCGCGGCGATCACGTCGGCACCTGCGGCCGAACGGCCGAACGGAAGCGGCTGCGGTCCGCCCCGGCCGCTGACGATGGCACCGTGCAGTGTCACCACCGCGATCGTCGGCTTGGTCTTACGTCCCGGCAGCGGCGGAAGCGGCGGCGCGGGTTTGGGTGCGGTGGCCTTCGCGTAGCGCGACAGGAAGAGTCGCGGTGGCGCGTCATCGTCGTCGGCGTCGGTGTTCTCGGGTCCGCCGGCGAGTTCACCGATCCGCGCGTAGGCCTCGTCGCGGAACCCGATGCGGTCCACCAGGCGTGTGCTGACCGCGGCCTCGCGCAGCAGCGGGGCCTGGTCGGCGAGGGTGTTGATGGTCTGGGGGTCCAGACCTCGAGACGCTGCGATTCCGTCCCACACCTGCTGTTGCAGGCTTTCGATCAGTCGGGCATCGGCCTCCCGGTGCGCTTCGGTGTACCGATCCTCGGTGAAAACGTTTGCCGCGGACTTGTACTCGCCGCGCGCGATGAACTGTGCCTCGATGCCGACCTTGTCGAGTGCATCGCGCAAGAACGTCGCGTTCGTCGCGAACCCGATGAGCCCCACCGATCCCGACGGCTGCATCCAGATCTCGCGGAAGGCCGAAGCCAGATAGTAGGACAGGGTGCCCGGGTAGGTCTCGGCCCAGGCCACGGTCGGTTTGACCGCACCGAACGCCACGATCGCGTCGCGCAGTTCCTGCACCGGCCCGGGCGCCGCTGCGGGCAGTTGGACACGTGCGATCAACCCGGCCACCCGGTCGTCCTCGGCGGCACGGTGGATCGCGTCGACCGCCTGACGCAGCACCATCGGACGCCCGCCGCCGGCGATCATCGCGAGCGGATCGAATCCGGCGGTCTCGGGCGGGATCGACATCAGATCGAGTTCGAGCACGCAACCGTCGGGTACGCCGTTGTGCCGCGCGGTGTCGACACGGCGCACGAGCGCCCGCAGATCGTCCTGGCCGGGAATTCCGGGAAGAAAGTCGAACATGGCCCGAGCCTACCGACCTCGAGGTGCACGGCCCATGTCCGCGACCGTCGTGCGTCGAGGCTGTAGTTGTCGTGCCGAAGTGCGAGAGACCACCACGATAACTACAGCTTCGCTGCATTCGCTGCCGCACAATGCGGTTCGCGCGACACTCATTCGTCACGCGCTCACAGCATCGCGCCGTACGGTGGTCGGATGACATTCTCGATCTCTGTCCCGCAGCTCGACACCGGCCGGTTCGACGCGGCAGGCATCAGGGAGTATCTGACCCGTGCCGAGGAGCTCGGTTTCGAGGGCGGGTGGACCCTGGAGCAGACCGTGGGTCCGGCGCCGCTCATCGCGCCCCTGGAATTGCTGTCGTATGCGGCGGCGGTCACCACGCGCCTACGTCTCGGAGTCGCGGTCCTGGTGACCTCGCTGCACGACCCTCTGCAGCTCGCGGCGTCGATCACCGCCGTCGACCGGCTGAGCCACGGCCGTCTGGATGTCGGCGTCGCCCCGGGCGGCGGGTCCCGTCAGTTCCGGGCGTTCGGTGTCGACCCCTCGACGTTCATCGCCAACTTCACCGAAGGCCTGAACCTGATGAAGGCGGCCTGGTCCGACGAGCCGCGCGTGACGTTCCATGGCCGCTTCCGCGACGTCGACGACCTGCCCATCACGCCGAAGCCCGTGCAGCGTCCGCATCCCCCGATCTGGTTCGGCGCCAACGCCCCGAAAGCTCTCGCGAGGGCCGTGCGGCTCGGCGACGCCTTCCTCGGTGCCGGCTCGTCGACCACCGCGCACTTCGCCGAGGCCGTGCGCACGATCCGCGAGGAGCTCGACAAACAGGGCAAGGATCCGCAGAGCTTCCGGATCGGCAAGCGCGTCTACCTCACGGTCGATGACGATGCCGCCCGAGCCCGCGAGCGGGTGGTGGCCGGGTTGCACCGGATCTACGGCCCGAAGGCCGATCTCGCGGCTGTGGTCGTCGCGGGCACACCCGACGACGTGGCACGCGGTCTACGCGAGGTCATCGACGCCGGCGCGCAGACCATACTGCTCAACCCGACCGGGGCGAGCGTTGCCGAGGACCGCGAGCAGATGGAGCGCCTCGCCGCCGACGTCCTCCCCCAGCTCACCTGATATCCGGGGTCACCAACTTTGCCGAGCAGACACAAAAGTGCCCCTTTTCGTGTGAAAAGGGGCACTTTTGCGTCTGCTCGCGCAGAGAAAATTAGAGCTCGGTGGCCGAACCGCCTGCCGCGGTGATCGCCTCGCGGGCGCTACCGCTGAACTTGTTGGCGGTCACGTCGACCTTGACGGTCAGCTTGCCGTCACCGAGAACCTTGACCAGGCTGTTCTTGCGAACCAGGCCCTTGGCCACCAGCTCGTCGACACCGACCGTGCCACCCTGCGGGAAGGCCTTGTTGATGTCGCCGACGTTGACGACCTCGTACTCGGTGCGGAAGCGGTTCTTGAAGCCCTTGAGCTTCGGCAGCCGCATGTGGATCGGCATCTGGCCGCCCTCGAACATCACGGGGACGTTCTTGCGGGCCTTCGTGCCCTTGGTACCACGGCCTGCGGTCTTGCCCTTCGAGCCTTCGCCACGACCCACGCGGGTCTTGGCCTTCTTCTCTCCGGGAGCCGGCTTCAGGTCGTGCAGCTTGATGACGCTCACTTGCCAACCTCCTCTACTTCAACGAGGTGGTGAACGGTATTGATGAGGCCACGGGTCTGGGCGTTGTCCTCACGCACCACCGACTGGCGGATCTTCTTGAGGCCCAGGGTCCGCAGGCTCTCACGCTGCTTCCAGCGCGCACCGATGGTGCTGCGCACCTGGGTGATCTTAAGCTCTGCCATGGTTATGCCGATCCCTCACGCGCAGCCGCTGCGGCCAGCGCTTCGCTCTCGCGCCGGGCCTTGAGCATGCCGGCCGGCGCAACGTCCTCGATGGGCAGACCGCGACGGGCCGCCACTTCCTCGGGCCGCTGCAGCAGCTTCAGCGCGGCAACCGTGGCGTGAACCACGTTGATCGCGTTGTCGCTGCCCAGCGACTTGGCCAGGATGTCGTGCACGCCTGCGCATTCCAGCACCGCACGAGCGGCGCCGCCGGCGATCACACCGGTACCCGGGCTGGCCGGGCGCAGCATCACGACACCGGCTGCGGCCTCGCCCTGAACCGGGTGAGTGACGGTGCCGCCGATGAGCGGAACCCGGAAGAAGTTCTTGCGTGCTTCTTCCACACCCTTGGCGATGGCGGCCGGAACTTCCTTGGCCTTGCCGTAACCGACGCCGACCATGCCCTTACCGTCGCCGACGATCACCAGCGCGGTGAAGCTGAACCGGCGGCCGCCCTTGACGACCTTGGAAACCCGGTTGATCGACACCACGCGTTCGATGTAATTGCTCTTGTCACCACCGTCGCGGCCACGGCCGCCACGGTCGTCACGGCGGCCACGGCCACCGCGGTTGTCCTGCGCCGAACCGGCGCCAGCCTGCTCGGCCATCATGCAGTCCTCTCGTTGACGGTCATCAGAATTTCAGCCCTGCCTCACGCGCCGCGTCTGCCAGCGCAGCGATGCGGCCGCCGTAGGTGTAGCCGCCACGGTCGAACACGACGGTCTCGATCCCGGCCGCCTTGGCACGCTCGGCGATCAGTTGACCGACCCGAACGCTGTGGGCCTTCTTGTCGCCGTCGATGGCGCGCACATCGGCCTCGATCGACGAAGCCGCGGCCAGGGTCGTGCCGTTCAGGTCGTTGACCAGCTGGACGTGGATGTGGCGGGCCGACCGGTTGACCACCAGGCGGGGCACCTCGGCGGTGCCGGCGACCTTCTTGCGCAGGCGCGCGTGGCGACGCAGCCGTGCGTTGCGGCGAACCTCGGAGATGTTCTGCCCGACCGGCTTGTGAGCCACAGTGCCGTCAGTTTTGGTAGCCATGCTTACTTACCTGTCTTTCCGACCTTGCGGCGGATCTGCTCACCCTCGTAACGCACGCCCTTGCCCTTGTACGGGTCGGGACGGCGCAGGCGACGGATGACCGCCGAGATCTGTCCGACTTTCTGCTTGTCGATGCCCGACACCGAGAACTTCGTCGGCGACTCGACCGCGAAGGTGATGCCCTCGGGCGCTTCGATCAGGACCGGGTGGCTGTAGCCCAGCGCGAACTCCAGGTTCTGGCCCTTGAGCTGCACGCGGTAACCGACGCCGAAGATCTCCATCTTCTGCGTGTACCCCTCGGTGACACCGGTCACCAGGTTGGCGATCAGCGTGCGCGACAGCCCGTGCAGGCTGCGGCTGCGCCGCTCGTCGTCGGGACGGGTCACCACGATGGCGCCGTCGTCGGCACGCGAGACCGAGATGGGCTCTGCGACGTCCATGGTCAGCGTGCCCTTGGGGCCCTTGACCGACAGATTCTGACCGTTGATGGTCACATCGACCCCGGCAGGAACCGGGACCGGCTGCTTTCCAATACGCGACATGTCTTATCTACCTCTCACCACACGTACGCGAGGACTTCGCCGCCCACGCCCTGTCGTGCTGCCTGGCGATCGGTGAGCAGGCCCGAAGACGTGGAGATGATCGCCACGCCGAGGCCGCCGAGCACACGGGGCAGGTTGGTGGATTTCGCGTAGACCCGCAGACCGGGCTTGGAAACCCGTCGCAGGCCGGCGATGCTGCGCTCACGGCTGGGGCCGTACTTGAGCTGCACCACCAGCGACTTGCCGACCCGAGCATCCTCGGTGCGGTAATCGGAGATGTAGCCCTCACGCTTGAGGATCTCGGCGATGTTCGCCTTGATCTTCGAGTGGGGCAGTGTCACCTCGTCGTGGTACGCCGAATTGGCGTTACGCAGACGCGTCAAGAAGTCTGCGATCGGGTCAGTCATCGTCATGACAACCGGCTCACCTTCCTCGCGACGGTTCCCTCATAAGGGGCCTGCCGCAATCTGTTTGGTTGGGGTCTGTATGGGGTTGTGCGCGCCGGCGCAGCTGTTACCAGCTGGACTTCTGCACGCCGGGCAGCTCACCCGCGTGCGCCATCTCGCGCAGGCAGATTCGGCACAACCCGAACTTGCGGTAGACCGAGTGCGGACGACCGCACTTGTTGCACCGCGTGTACGCGCGAACCGCGAACTTGGGCTTCTTGCTGGCCTTGTGGATCAGCGCCTTCTTTGCCATAGCTCAGTTCTCCTTGAACGGGAAGCCCAGCGCCCGCAGCAGCGCGCGGCCTTCAGCGTCGTTCGTCGCCGAGGTGACGACGGTGATGTCCATGCCGCGCGGCCGGTCGATGCTGTCCACGTCGATCTCGTGGAACATCGACTGCTCGTTCAGCCCGAAGGTGTAGTTACCGGTGCCGTCGAACTGCTTCGGCGACAGACCACGGAAGTCGCGGATACGCGGCAGCGCGATCGAGATGAGCCGGTCGAGGAACTCCCACATCCGGTCGCCGCGCAGCGTGACGCGCGCACCGAT
This genomic window from Mycolicibacterium goodii contains:
- a CDS encoding class I SAM-dependent methyltransferase yields the protein MARSDNDTWDLASSVGATATMVATGRAVASRDPNGLINDPYAAPLVRAVGIDVFTMLVDGKLDIDAVAPEAGARVRANIDEMAVRTKFFDDYFVASTEHGVRQAVILASGLDSRAYRLPWPHGTVVYEIDQPDVIEFKTRTLADLGAQPTAERRTVSIDLRDDWPGALRAAGFDPAAPTAWCAEGLLIYLPPEAQDRLFDNIHHLSAPGSTVATEFVPALKDFDPEKAREATETFTRMGVDIDMPSLIYHGERPSAADYLGAKGWKMTSVARAALFTRYGLPVPGRDDDDPLGEIVYVSGTLR
- a CDS encoding LysE family transporter; amino-acid sequence: MVIRSIADDWHLWLGFLLVSIPVCFSPGAGAIQSMSSGLTHGLLRSYWSIVGQELGLIAQLTVVAVGLGAVVAKSVLAFTVIKVIGVGYLLYLAVRQWRAAGTDLRDTVHRAPARAGVPLLARGFLVNATNPKALVFYVAVLPPFLAPQAPLLPQYLVIGATFVVVDIVVMSVYAGLAARLLGALGPRRQRVLNRSFSGLFATAAVLVALVRRSAA
- a CDS encoding MFS transporter; the protein is MVKRAVAASAVGNFTEWFDYGIYAYGVSYISAAIFPGDTQSATLLALMTFAVSFLVRPLGGFVWGPLGDRIGRKQVLAITILLMAGATLCVGLVPPYAMIGMWAPILMVLLRMVQGFSTGGEYGGAATFMAEYSPSRRRGLFGSFLEFGTLAGFSFGALLMLGFSLMLSDDQMSSWGWRLPFLVAAPLGLIGVYLRSRLEDTPIYRELEEKGEAEEHPTGELRALVVEYWSPILRLGGLVVALNVVNYTLLTYMPTYLESAIGLSTDQSLVVPIIGMLSMMVFLPFAGRISDRVGRKPMWWISLIGLFVAGVPMFLLMSTNLVGAIIGFAVLGLLYVPQLATISATFPAMFPTQVRFAGFAIAYNVSTSIFGGTAPAINDWLVNLTGDNLVPAYYMMVACVVGAISLVRMPETARCPISGTEIPGTPQAPPQLDYEEPARAS
- the sppA gene encoding signal peptide peptidase SppA, coding for MFDFLPGIPGQDDLRALVRRVDTARHNGVPDGCVLELDLMSIPPETAGFDPLAMIAGGGRPMVLRQAVDAIHRAAEDDRVAGLIARVQLPAAAPGPVQELRDAIVAFGAVKPTVAWAETYPGTLSYYLASAFREIWMQPSGSVGLIGFATNATFLRDALDKVGIEAQFIARGEYKSAANVFTEDRYTEAHREADARLIESLQQQVWDGIAASRGLDPQTINTLADQAPLLREAAVSTRLVDRIGFRDEAYARIGELAGGPENTDADDDDAPPRLFLSRYAKATAPKPAPPLPPLPGRKTKPTIAVVTLHGAIVSGRGGPQPLPFGRSAAGADVIAAALREAAANDDVVAVVLRVDSPGGSVSGSETVWREVIRTRESGKPVVASMGAVAASGGYYVSMAADEIVANAGTVTGSIGVITGKFVSRELKDKLGVGSDALRTNANADAWSTNAPFTDEQHARVEAETELVYTDFVARAAEGRKIAHEKMETLARGRVWTGADAKERGLVDELGGLRTAVARAKVLAGFDEDADARVVTYPGSSWLDMLRPKPSSQPTAASLPQAVAALVGRSVAGVLDQAERSMTGASALWLGDYRF
- a CDS encoding LLM class flavin-dependent oxidoreductase, translated to MTFSISVPQLDTGRFDAAGIREYLTRAEELGFEGGWTLEQTVGPAPLIAPLELLSYAAAVTTRLRLGVAVLVTSLHDPLQLAASITAVDRLSHGRLDVGVAPGGGSRQFRAFGVDPSTFIANFTEGLNLMKAAWSDEPRVTFHGRFRDVDDLPITPKPVQRPHPPIWFGANAPKALARAVRLGDAFLGAGSSTTAHFAEAVRTIREELDKQGKDPQSFRIGKRVYLTVDDDAARARERVVAGLHRIYGPKADLAAVVVAGTPDDVARGLREVIDAGAQTILLNPTGASVAEDREQMERLAADVLPQLT
- the rplO gene encoding 50S ribosomal protein L15; amino-acid sequence: MSVIKLHDLKPAPGEKKAKTRVGRGEGSKGKTAGRGTKGTKARKNVPVMFEGGQMPIHMRLPKLKGFKNRFRTEYEVVNVGDINKAFPQGGTVGVDELVAKGLVRKNSLVKVLGDGKLTVKVDVTANKFSGSAREAITAAGGSATEL
- the rpmD gene encoding 50S ribosomal protein L30, translated to MAELKITQVRSTIGARWKQRESLRTLGLKKIRQSVVREDNAQTRGLINTVHHLVEVEEVGK
- the rpsE gene encoding 30S ribosomal protein S5, whose translation is MAEQAGAGSAQDNRGGRGRRDDRGGRGRDGGDKSNYIERVVSINRVSKVVKGGRRFSFTALVIVGDGKGMVGVGYGKAKEVPAAIAKGVEEARKNFFRVPLIGGTVTHPVQGEAAAGVVMLRPASPGTGVIAGGAARAVLECAGVHDILAKSLGSDNAINVVHATVAALKLLQRPEEVAARRGLPIEDVAPAGMLKARRESEALAAAAAREGSA
- the rplR gene encoding 50S ribosomal protein L18, producing MATKTDGTVAHKPVGQNISEVRRNARLRRHARLRKKVAGTAEVPRLVVNRSARHIHVQLVNDLNGTTLAAASSIEADVRAIDGDKKAHSVRVGQLIAERAKAAGIETVVFDRGGYTYGGRIAALADAAREAGLKF
- the rplF gene encoding 50S ribosomal protein L6; translation: MSRIGKQPVPVPAGVDVTINGQNLSVKGPKGTLTMDVAEPISVSRADDGAIVVTRPDDERRSRSLHGLSRTLIANLVTGVTEGYTQKMEIFGVGYRVQLKGQNLEFALGYSHPVLIEAPEGITFAVESPTKFSVSGIDKQKVGQISAVIRRLRRPDPYKGKGVRYEGEQIRRKVGKTGK
- the rpsH gene encoding 30S ribosomal protein S8, which codes for MTMTDPIADFLTRLRNANSAYHDEVTLPHSKIKANIAEILKREGYISDYRTEDARVGKSLVVQLKYGPSRERSIAGLRRVSKPGLRVYAKSTNLPRVLGGLGVAIISTSSGLLTDRQAARQGVGGEVLAYVW
- a CDS encoding type Z 30S ribosomal protein S14 gives rise to the protein MAKKALIHKASKKPKFAVRAYTRCNKCGRPHSVYRKFGLCRICLREMAHAGELPGVQKSSW
- the rplE gene encoding 50S ribosomal protein L5; protein product: MTTTEKALPRLKQRYREEIREALQQEFNYANVMQIPGVVKVVVNMGVGDAARDAKLINGAINDLALITGQKPEVRRARKSIAQFKLREGMPIGARVTLRGDRMWEFLDRLISIALPRIRDFRGLSPKQFDGTGNYTFGLNEQSMFHEIDVDSIDRPRGMDITVVTSATNDAEGRALLRALGFPFKEN